A portion of the Ferrimonas lipolytica genome contains these proteins:
- the luxS gene encoding S-ribosylhomocysteine lyase, translating to MPLLDSFTVDHTKMEAPAVRVAKSMQTPKGDVITVFDLRFCLPNAEILTERGIHTLEHLFAGFMRVHLNQGEQEIIDLSPMGCRTGFYMSLIGTPTEAEVAAAWQASMKDVLAVERQEQIPELNEYQCGTYEMHSLDEAKAIATDILARGIGVNRNDALALSAEQLQQL from the coding sequence ATGCCACTGTTAGACAGTTTTACCGTGGATCACACAAAGATGGAGGCACCGGCGGTTCGTGTTGCCAAATCGATGCAAACCCCCAAAGGGGATGTGATTACCGTGTTCGATCTGCGCTTTTGTTTGCCCAACGCGGAGATCTTAACGGAGCGTGGTATTCATACCCTTGAGCACCTCTTTGCTGGTTTTATGCGTGTGCACCTCAATCAGGGTGAGCAGGAGATCATCGATCTATCGCCAATGGGTTGTCGCACCGGTTTTTATATGAGCTTGATTGGCACTCCAACCGAAGCCGAAGTAGCCGCCGCGTGGCAAGCGAGCATGAAGGATGTACTGGCGGTGGAGCGACAAGAGCAGATCCCTGAGCTGAATGAATACCAGTGTGGCACCTACGAGATGCATTCCCTCGATGAAGCTAAAGCCATTGCGACCGACATCCTCGCTCGTGGCATCGGCGTCAATCGTAACGATGCGTTAGCGTTATC